Proteins encoded together in one Neobacillus sp. FSL H8-0543 window:
- a CDS encoding MFS transporter yields MFNILFIIGVCHLLNDAIQAVVPAMFPILQKSMGLTFTQLGIIAFSLNMVSSVMQPLVGVITDKRPIPYALPIGLTFTLGGVLGLAYAPNFSLIVIAVLFIGLGSAVFHPEGSRVAYMAAGKRRGLAQSIYQVGGNTGQALAPLITALILVPLGQKGASWFTLAAALAVVLLLYIAGWYSKQIASSALIPKQKRATNKTAGISKNIKKALLLILLLIFARSWYISGMTNFYAFFAIEEYSLTIKESQLFLFAFLVAGAFGTFFGGPLADRFGKKKVISVSMLATVPFSLLIPFVPTILAFIFLMLTGFILMTSFSVTVVYAQELVPGKIGTMSGLTVGLAFGMGAIGSVGLGYIADLIGLVTMVTMIGILPLLGLVAFLLPSDQKVQEWNQM; encoded by the coding sequence ATGTTTAATATACTTTTTATTATTGGAGTTTGCCATTTACTAAATGATGCGATTCAAGCAGTTGTTCCTGCAATGTTTCCTATCCTGCAAAAATCCATGGGACTGACTTTTACCCAGCTTGGGATCATAGCCTTTTCCCTTAACATGGTGTCCTCCGTCATGCAGCCTTTAGTTGGTGTTATTACCGACAAAAGACCGATACCCTACGCCCTGCCAATTGGACTTACCTTTACACTTGGGGGCGTGCTTGGATTAGCCTACGCACCAAACTTTAGTCTAATTGTTATCGCAGTACTTTTCATTGGATTAGGTTCAGCCGTCTTTCATCCTGAGGGCTCAAGAGTAGCCTATATGGCTGCTGGAAAAAGAAGAGGACTGGCTCAGTCAATCTATCAGGTAGGGGGAAATACTGGCCAGGCATTGGCTCCGCTAATTACGGCGCTTATTCTCGTGCCGCTTGGTCAGAAGGGTGCATCTTGGTTTACACTTGCCGCAGCCCTGGCAGTCGTTTTATTATTATACATTGCAGGATGGTATAGTAAGCAGATAGCTTCATCCGCACTGATTCCTAAACAAAAAAGAGCTACAAATAAAACAGCGGGCATCTCTAAGAATATAAAAAAGGCGTTACTTTTAATTCTTCTGCTAATTTTTGCTAGATCTTGGTATATTTCGGGGATGACCAATTTTTATGCCTTTTTTGCCATTGAAGAATATTCACTAACCATTAAGGAATCCCAGCTTTTCCTATTTGCCTTTTTAGTTGCCGGTGCCTTCGGTACATTTTTTGGCGGACCGCTGGCAGACCGTTTTGGCAAGAAAAAGGTCATCTCAGTTTCTATGCTTGCAACTGTTCCTTTTTCCCTGCTAATACCATTTGTACCTACTATTTTGGCGTTTATCTTCCTAATGCTTACAGGATTTATCTTAATGACAAGTTTCTCTGTTACTGTCGTCTATGCTCAGGAGTTAGTTCCCGGGAAAATCGGGACGATGTCGGGCTTAACGGTCGGGCTTGCATTTGGAATGGGAGCAATTGGATCAGTCGGACTCGGTTATATAGCTGATCTAATTGGATTAGTAACCATGGTTACGATGATTGGGATTTTACCATTGCTTGGCTTAGTAGCCTTCCTTCTCCCAAGTGATCAAAAGGTACAGGAGTGGAATCAGATGTAA